In the genome of Drosophila subpulchrella strain 33 F10 #4 breed RU33 chromosome 2L, RU_Dsub_v1.1 Primary Assembly, whole genome shotgun sequence, one region contains:
- the LOC119548744 gene encoding double-stranded RNA-binding protein Staufen homolog 1, with the protein MDNKSAVSALQEFCAKSKNIPPTYDFIDGEDGGYVCKVVLMEIEAYGNGRSKRDAKHLAAANILRKIRKLPGVGNLLDECETKSVGDLCEELTNLNRDMLKELRDYCVRHEIPLPTIEIVQQSGSPNAPEFVACCTVASIVRYGKSDKKKDARQRAAIEMLAVISNEADDMRPEKMQVVSTKPTGTLDVDETLEDLEIERRKKFNTYRELTDAGSVDNTGLRLCDRHNYFKNFYPALKEAAFEVIRSDEFASSKDKALSVMSALKITPSISILESSSMEPLLCVQLNCDFDVVFVALESKIFEEIIEYFGVMLI; encoded by the exons ATGGATAACAAATCTGCCGTGTCCGCCCTACAAGAATTCTGCGCCAAGTCGAAGAATATTCCACCAACGTATGATTTCATAGACGGCGAGGACGGAGGATACGTGTGTAAAGTTGTTCTGATGGAGATCGAGGCCTATGGAAATG GTCGCTCCAAGCGGGATGCCAAGCACCTGGCTGCTGCCAACATTCTGCGTAAGATCCGGAAGCTACCCGGCGTGGGCAACCTGCTGGACGAGTGCGAAACCAAGTCCGTGGGGGACCTGTGTGAGGAGCTGACCAACTTGAATCGGGACATGCTGAAGGAGCTGCGTGACTACTGCGTCCGCCACGAGATACCACTGCCCACCATCGAGATCGTGCAGCAGAGCGGCTCTCCCAATGCCCCCGAGTTCGTGGCCTGCTGCACCGTGGCCTCCATAGTTCGGTATGGAAAGTCGGATAAAAAGAAGGATGCCCGCCAGCGAGCGGCCATCGAAATGCTGGCCGTGATCTCCAACGAGGCGGATGATATGCGTCCGGAAAAAATGCAGGTTGTGAGCACCAAGCCAACGGGGACTCTCGATGTTGACGAGACTCTGGAGGACTTGGAGATAGAGCGCAGAAAGAAGTTCAACACCTATAGGGAGCTCACCGATGCCGGGAGCGTCGACAATACGGGACTGCGCCTCTGCGATCGCCACAACTACTTTAAGAACTTCTATCCCGCCCTTAAGGAGGCTGCCTTTGAGGTCATCCGTTCAGATGAATTCGCCAGCTCCAAGGATAAGGCTTTAAGCGTGATGAGCGCCTTGAAGATCACACCATCAATCAGTATCTTGGAGTCGTCATCGATGGAACCCCTGTTGTGTGTCCAGTTGAATTGCGACTTTGACGTGGTCTTTGTAGCTCTTGAAAGTAAGATCTTCGAGGAGATAATAGAATATTTCGGAGTGATGTTGATCTAA
- the LOC119548743 gene encoding homocysteine-responsive endoplasmic reticulum-resident ubiquitin-like domain member 2 protein yields MEETAAASPAAATAAGCDAAAREKAPETGASPSGTSVRLLIKSSNQQYEDLNVDSDLCWTVQRLKKQLSMVYPGKPEIQDQKLIYSGKLLDDSQKISEVIRSYKDVYQQHHIFHLVCASKQILTPPAKTITVPPKAAVPPLQEVSGNANELRQRHPTHQQPAHQAATSSPVAGGIGLANPWAHFWQQNQAAAAAANASANSHAMFQQQALIYNAWIQQVYAQYMQQLALRSTLPGSNESALPSLPQPLMPQVPLNTAQPVAGAAAAPAAQVQPAPQINGAPQNRNFPNIQEEPEMRDWLDSFFSFTRLAIFVTVLYFNSSPLRCLLVLMIAGAIYLYHIGVLRRRERNNNNINRNNNAGDAAAFAAVQQIQRMMDAAVERENNDPQAANEPGAVPAAGPAAGQDAVDAPAAAPVAPASVANPDAADVSAEAVAVEPPNANNSVISVVRTFVVTFFTSLLPEAPAL; encoded by the exons ATGGAGGAGACCGCCGCCGCCTCCCCAGCCGCCGCCACTGCCGCGGGCTGCGATGCCGCCGCCCGTGAGAAGGCCCCGGAAACCGGAGCATCCCCCTCCGGAACCAGTGTTCGACTGCTCATCAAGTCGTCCAACCAGCAGTACGAGGATCTCAATGTGGACTCCGACCTCTGCTGGACGGTCCAGCGGCTGAAGAAGCAGCTGTCCATGGTCTATCCTGGCAAACCG GAAATCCAAGATCAGAAGCTGATTTACTCTGGCAAGCTTTTAGATGACTCCCAAAAGATATCGGAGGTGATTCGCAGCTACAAGGATGTCTACCAACAGCACCATATCTTTCATTTGGTGTGCGCCAGTAAGCAAATATTAACGCCTCCAGCCAAAACTATCACAGTGCCGCCGAAGGCTGCGGTTCCACCGCTGCAGGAGGTCAGCGGGAACGCAAACGAGCTCCGACAACGTCATCCCACACACCAGCAGCCGGCACATCAGGCAGCCACGTCATCTCCCGTGGCAGGTGGCATCGGCTTGGCCAATCCCTGGGCGCACTTCTGGCAGCAGAATcaggcggcagcagcagccgccaATGCCAGTGCCAATTCCCATGCGATGTTCCAGCAGCAGGCGCTGATCTACAACGCCTGGATTCAGCAGGTCTACGCCCAGTACATGCAGCAGTTGGCTCTGCG GTCGACGTTGCCAGGCTCGAACGAATCCGCTTTGCCGTCATTGCCTCAACCCCTGATGCCCCAAGTCCCGCTGAATACCGCACAACCCGTAGCAGGAGCAGCTGCTGCCCCCGCAGCACAGGTGCAACCAGCCCCTCAAATAAATGGGGCACCGCAGAACAGAAATTTCCCCAACATCCAGGAGGAACCAGAAATGCGTGACTGGCTGGATAGCTTCTTCAGCTTCACGCGTTTGGCCATTTTCGTGACTGTCCTGTACTTTAACTCCTCGCCGCTGCGTTGCTTACTGGTGTTGATGATCGCCGGAGCGATCTATCT GTATCACATTGGTGTCCTGCGCCGCCGGGAacgcaacaataacaatatcAACCGTAACAACAATGCTGGCGATGCGGCCGCCTTTGCTGCAGTGCAGCAAATTCAGCGGATGATGGACGCGGCGGTGGAACGAGAAAACAACGATCCCCAGGCGGCTAATGAGCCTGGTGCAGTGCCAGCGGCTGGACCTGCTGCTGGACAGGATGCGGTCGATGCACCTGCTGCCGCACCCGTTGCTCCAGCATCCGTTGCTAATCCAGATGCGGCTGACGTTTCCGCTGAAGCCGTAGCTGTGGAACCACCAAATGCCAATAACTCTGTGATTTCCGTTGTGCGCACCTTTGTCGTCACCTTCTTTACATCGCTGCTGCCTGAGGCGCCGGCGCTCTAG
- the LOC119547715 gene encoding alpha-aminoadipic semialdehyde synthase, mitochondrial, with protein MWRAIQQRATIAHPFTRQRHSRVIAIRREDQSVWERRAPFGPTHVQKLVKQNVKVIVQPSNRRAYPMQAYMQAGAHIQEDISDASVIFGVKQVPIDALIPGKTYCFFSHTIKAQESNMPLLDAILEKKIRLIDYERIIDGRGSRQVAFGKYAGVAGMVNILHGIGLRLLALGHHTPFMHIGPAHNYRNSSMARQAIRDCGYEISLGMMPKSIGPLTFVFTGSGNVSQGAQEVFSELPIEYVPPEMLRKVAEHGNQNKLYGCEVSRSDHLERREGGGFDAKEYDEFPERYISTFSTKIAPYASVILNGIYWAVGSPKLISIPDAKNLLRPANTPWLPTSKGSPALPHRMLAICDISADPGGSIEFMNECTTIDTPFCLYDADRNKDTKSFKGPGVLVCSIDNMPTQLPRESTDLFGELLAPHVHDIIKSDAKKPLAEEEFSYPIQSAIIASNGQLTEGFQYIQELRDSQSHRSRHKMEGRYESDKKVLVLGAGMVSAPLVEWLHREKDVSITVCSQVKEEADRLAQQYAGVDSVYLDVNESTGHLQELCGKADVVVSLLPYSLHGMVARYCVAEGTHMVTASYLNDEISELHEEAKAKGVTIMNEVGLDPGIDHLLALECIHEVQDKGAVVESFVSYCGGLPAPEHSNNSLRYKFSWSPRGVLLNTLSAAKYLSQGQIVEISGGGELMSCPRSLDFLPGFALEGFPNRDSTKYGSLYGLGRDVHTLLRGTIRYKGFSASIKPMQLLGLIDAEPHALLHPSGPDVTWRQLVIHLMGMSDSSIFYENLKQKLNERIGDVDGIESLGLLDDTPVVKLNTPLDTLSHYLSKRLAFERDERDLVVLRHEVGIRWPDGRREERGINFVVYGQPQGHSAMAMTVGKPAAIAAKMILDGEIQERGVLLPFTPDIYRPMLQRLRSEGLTATETSRWLN; from the exons ATGTGGAGGGCGATTCAACAGCGCGCAACAATCGCGCATCCGTTCACCAGGCAACGCCAT AGTCGTGTGATTGCTATTCGGCGAGAGGACCAGTCTGTGTGGGAGCGAAGAGCTCCTTTTGGTCCCACCCACGTCCAGAAGTTGGTCAAGCAGAATGTCAAGGTCATCGTGCAGCCCTCCAATCGTCGTGCATATCCCATGCAG GCTTACATGCAGGCTGGAGCTCATATTCAGGAGGACATCAGTGATGCGTCCGTGATATTTGGAGTGAAGCAAGTTCCCATTGATGCTTTGATTCCTGGCAAGACCTACTGCTTCTTTTCGCACACCATTAAGGCGCAGGAATCTAATATGCCGCTACTAGATGCTATTTTGGAGAAG AAAATCCGCCTTATAGACTACGAAAGAATTATTGACGGGCGAGGATCACGACAAGTGGCTTTTGGCAAATATGCCGGAGTGGCTGGCATGGTGAACATCCTGCATGGCATTGGACTGCGTCTTCTGGCTTTGGGACATCATACACCTTTCATGCACATTGGACCCGCCCACAATTATCGTAATTCATCGATGGCTCGTCAGGCAATTAGGGATTGTGGTTACGAGATCTCACTCGGCATGATGCCCAAGTCAATTGGACCACTTACGTTTGTTTTTACTGGCTCTGGAAATGTTTCCCAAGGAGCCCAGGAGGTGTTCTCCGAGCTGCCCATAGAGTATGTTCCGCCTGAGATGCTTCGGAAGGTGGCCGAACATGGAA ATCAAAACAAGCTTTATGGCTGCGAGGTGAGCCGATCAGATCATCTGGAGCGCCGTGAAGGCGGCGGCTTTGATGCCAAGGAGTACGATGAGTTCCCCGAACGTTACATCTCCACATTCAGCACGAAGATAGCTCCGTATGCATCGGTTATTTTAAACGGCATCTACTGGGCCGTGGGCAGTCCCAAGCTGATTAGCATTCCGGATGCCAAGAACCTGCTTCGGCCAGCAAACACTCCCTGGCTGCCAACAAGCAAGGGTAGTCCCGCCCTGCCGCATCGCATGCTGGCCATTTGCGACATTTCCGCTGATCCCGGTGGTTCCATTGAGTTCATGAACGAGTGCACCACAATCGACACTCCCTTCTGTTTGTACGATGCGGATAGAAACAAGGACACCAAGAGCTTCAAGGGTCCTGGAGTGTTGGTCTGCTCTATTGATAATATGCCTACCCAACTGCCAAGGGAGTCGACGGATTTGTTTGGAGAACTGTTGGCACCCCATGTTCATGATATTATCAAGAGTGATGCAAAGAAACCGTTGGCGGAGGAGGAATTCTCGTACCCCATTCAGTCG GCTATTATCGCGAGCAACGGTCAGCTGACCGAGGGCTTCCAGTATATTCAGGAGCTCCGAGATTCGCAGAGCCACAGGTCGCGTCACAAGATGGAGGGAAGGTACGAGTCGGACAAGAAAGTCTTGGTCCTGGGGGCTGGCATGGTGTCCGCACCCCTCGTGGAGTGGCTGCACCGCGAGAAGGATGTCAGCATCACGGTTTGCTCGCAGGTCAAGGAGGAAGCCGATCGCCTGGCCCAACAGTATGCCGGAGTGGACAGCGTCTATCTGGATGTGAACGAGAGCACTGGTCATCTGCAGGAGCTGTGTGGCAAGGCAGATGTGGTGGTTTCCCTGCTTCCCTACAGTCTCCATGGCATGGTGGCACGTTATTGCGTGGCAGAAGGCACCCACATGGTCACCGCGAGCTACCTAAACGACGAGATCTCCGAACTGCACGAGGAGGCTAAGGCCAAGGGAGTGACCATCATGAATGAGGTGGGCTTGGACCCAGGAATCGATCACCTGTTGGCTCTGGAGTGCATCCACGAGGTGCAGGACAAGGGAGCCGTGGTTGAGTCTTTCGTGAGCTACTGCGGAGGTCTGCCGGCACCGGAGCATTCCAATAACTCCTTGAGATACAAGTTCTCTTGGTCACCCAGAGGAGTACTGCTCAACACTCTCTCCGCTGCCAAATATCTGAGTCAGGGACAAATAGTGGAGATTTCTGGAGGCGGTGAACTCATGTCATGTCCTCGAAGCCTGGACTTCCTGCCAGGATTCGCCCTAGAGGGTTTCCCCAACAGGGACTCCACCAAGTACGGCTCTCTCTACGGCTTGGGCAGGGATGTTCACACTCTGCTCCGCGGAACCATTCGCTATAAGGGCTTTTCCGCGTCCATTAAACCCATGCAACTCTTGGGATTGATTGATGCGGAGCCACATGCTCTACTGCATCCCAGTGGACCGGATGTGACGTGGCGCCAGTTGGTCATTCACTTGATGGGCATGTCCGATTCGAGCATCTTTTACGAGAACCTCAAGCAGAAGCTGAACGAGCGTATTGGGGATGTGGATGGCATCGAAAGCTTGGGTCTGCTGGATGATACTCCTGTGGTGAAGCTAAACACTCCATTGGACACGCTCAGTCACTATCTGTCCAAGAGACTAGCCTTCG aacGCGATGAGCGCGATCTGGTGGTGCTGCGCCACGAAGTGGGCATCCGTTGGCCCGATGGTCGCCGTGAGGAGCGTGGCATCAACTTTGTGGTTTATGGCCAGCCCCAGGGTCATTCCGCCATGGCAATGACGGTGGGCAAGCCAGCGGCCATTGCGGCCAAAATGATCCTAGATG GTGAGATCCAGGAACGCGGTGTCCTGCTGCCCTTTACCCCCGACATATATCGCCCCATGCTGCAACGTCTGCGCTCCGAGGGTCTGACTGCCACGGAGACCTCCAGATGGTTGAATTAA
- the LOC119546630 gene encoding ethanolaminephosphotransferase 1 isoform X1: MGCMRYLSEAHLRGFERYKYSSIDTSFLSVYVMHPLWNYLVKFVPKWLAPNVLTFVGFLMTVVNFILIAYYDWSFDAANSENGNTVPAWVWTVAAINILIYYNLDGMDGKQARRTGTSGPLGELFDHGLDSYSAALIPIYLFSLFGSHDLPPIRMFFVIWNVFLNFYLTHVEKYNTGVMFLPWGYDFTMWGVSGMLFLATVFGPEIYRFDIYGFTMANMFEFVLIGSGMVSSHPIIARNIYLSYKNKTGKMRPMWEMLRPFFAFVWLFVITLIWSFFSRNNVINLEPRILWILYGTIFSNIACRLIVAQMSDMRCDAFNVLMWPLAATVGVCCFPYYEKVFDTDLTPDIERWILEGLTIFSTLAHWHYGYGVVSEMCDHFQIRCFKVRTSSSQSGSDSTQKLLQNNNKIKTLKSH; encoded by the exons ATGGGTTGCATgcgctatttgtcggaggctcATTTGAGGGGCTTCGAGCGCTACAAG TACAGCAGTATAGACACGAGTTTCCTCAGTGTCTATGTGATGCACCCATTGTGGAACTACTTGGTGaag TTTGTTCCCAAATGGCTGGCGCCCAACGTTCTGACGTTCGTGGGGTTTCTTATGACTGTCGTCAACTTTATCCTGATAGCTTACTACGACTGGAGTTTTGATGCCGCAAATTCAGAGAATGGCAACACTGTACCCGCTTGGGTGTGGACAGTGGCGGCCATAAACATActcatttattataatttgg ATGGCATGGATGGCAAGCAGGCTCGAAGAACTGGAACGAGTGGACCTTTGGGAGAGCTATTTGACCACGGATTGGACTCTTATTCAGCTGCACTGATACCCATTTACCTGTTCTCCCTTTTCGGCTCACACGATTTGCCACCAATTCGTATGTTCTTCGTGATCTGGAACGTCTTTCTGAACTTCTATTTAACGCATGTGGAGAAGTACAACACTGGAGTTATGTTCTTGCCCTGGGGCTATGACTTTACCATGTGG GGAGTAAGTGGGATGCTATTTCTGGCAACAGTCTTTGGACCTGAGATATATCGCTTCGACATTTATGGTTTTACAATGGCCAACATGTTTGAGTTTGTTCTTATTGGTTCTGGAATGGTCAGCAGTCATCCGATTATCGCCAGAAATATCTACCT TTCCTATAAAAACAAGACTGGAAAAATGCGACCCATGTGGGAGATGCTGCGTCCATTTTTCGCGTTCGTCTGGCTTTTTGTAATCACTCTTATCTGGTCGTTCTTCTCTCGAAATAATGTGATTAATCTGGAGCCACGAATCCTATGGATACTCTATGGCACGATATTCTCAAACATTGCA TGCCGGTTAATAGTAGCCCAAATGTCGGACATGCGATGTGATGCCTTCAATGTGCTCATGTGGCCACTGGCCGCCACCGTGGGAGTTTGCTGTTTTCCCTATTACGAGAAGGTCTTTGACACAGATCTCACGCCGGATATCGAACGATGGATACTCGAGGGTCTCACCATTTTCTCAACATTAGCCCACTGGCACTACGGCTACGGCGTG GTATCGGAGATGTGCGACCACTTCCAGATTCGCTGCTTCAAAGTAAGAACATCTAGCAGCCAATCGGGCTCAGATTCAACTCAAAAACTTCTACAGAACaataacaaaatcaaaacGTTGAAAAGCCATTGA
- the LOC119546630 gene encoding ethanolaminephosphotransferase 1 isoform X2 yields the protein MGCMRYLSEAHLRGFERYKYSSIDTSFLSVYVMHPLWNYLVKFVPKWLAPNVLTFVGFLMTVVNFILIAYYDWSFDAANSENGNTVPAWVWTVAAINILIYYNLDGMDGKQARRTGTSGPLGELFDHGLDSYSAALIPIYLFSLFGSHDLPPIRMFFVIWNVFLNFYLTHVEKYNTGVMFLPWGYDFTMWGVSGMLFLATVFGPEIYRFDIYGFTMANMFEFVLIGSGMVSSHPIIARNIYLSYKNKTGKMRPMWEMLRPFFAFVWLFVITLIWSFFSRNNVINLEPRILWILYGTIFSNIACRLIVAQMSDMRCDAFNVLMWPLAATVGVCCFPYYEKVFDTDLTPDIERWILEGLTIFSTLAHWHYGYGVVSEMCDHFQIRCFKITKPPVAAEDELKEVVEDPKPSEDVEEV from the exons ATGGGTTGCATgcgctatttgtcggaggctcATTTGAGGGGCTTCGAGCGCTACAAG TACAGCAGTATAGACACGAGTTTCCTCAGTGTCTATGTGATGCACCCATTGTGGAACTACTTGGTGaag TTTGTTCCCAAATGGCTGGCGCCCAACGTTCTGACGTTCGTGGGGTTTCTTATGACTGTCGTCAACTTTATCCTGATAGCTTACTACGACTGGAGTTTTGATGCCGCAAATTCAGAGAATGGCAACACTGTACCCGCTTGGGTGTGGACAGTGGCGGCCATAAACATActcatttattataatttgg ATGGCATGGATGGCAAGCAGGCTCGAAGAACTGGAACGAGTGGACCTTTGGGAGAGCTATTTGACCACGGATTGGACTCTTATTCAGCTGCACTGATACCCATTTACCTGTTCTCCCTTTTCGGCTCACACGATTTGCCACCAATTCGTATGTTCTTCGTGATCTGGAACGTCTTTCTGAACTTCTATTTAACGCATGTGGAGAAGTACAACACTGGAGTTATGTTCTTGCCCTGGGGCTATGACTTTACCATGTGG GGAGTAAGTGGGATGCTATTTCTGGCAACAGTCTTTGGACCTGAGATATATCGCTTCGACATTTATGGTTTTACAATGGCCAACATGTTTGAGTTTGTTCTTATTGGTTCTGGAATGGTCAGCAGTCATCCGATTATCGCCAGAAATATCTACCT TTCCTATAAAAACAAGACTGGAAAAATGCGACCCATGTGGGAGATGCTGCGTCCATTTTTCGCGTTCGTCTGGCTTTTTGTAATCACTCTTATCTGGTCGTTCTTCTCTCGAAATAATGTGATTAATCTGGAGCCACGAATCCTATGGATACTCTATGGCACGATATTCTCAAACATTGCA TGCCGGTTAATAGTAGCCCAAATGTCGGACATGCGATGTGATGCCTTCAATGTGCTCATGTGGCCACTGGCCGCCACCGTGGGAGTTTGCTGTTTTCCCTATTACGAGAAGGTCTTTGACACAGATCTCACGCCGGATATCGAACGATGGATACTCGAGGGTCTCACCATTTTCTCAACATTAGCCCACTGGCACTACGGCTACGGCGTG GTATCGGAGATGTGCGACCACTTCCAGATTCGCTGCTTCAAA ATCACTAAACCGCCTGTTGCCGCTGAGGACGAGTTGAAGGAGGTTGTGGAAGACCCCAAGCCCTCGGAAGACGTCGAAGAAGTCTAG
- the LOC119546630 gene encoding ethanolaminephosphotransferase 1 isoform X3, with protein MHPLWNYLVKFVPKWLAPNVLTFVGFLMTVVNFILIAYYDWSFDAANSENGNTVPAWVWTVAAINILIYYNLDGMDGKQARRTGTSGPLGELFDHGLDSYSAALIPIYLFSLFGSHDLPPIRMFFVIWNVFLNFYLTHVEKYNTGVMFLPWGYDFTMWGVSGMLFLATVFGPEIYRFDIYGFTMANMFEFVLIGSGMVSSHPIIARNIYLSYKNKTGKMRPMWEMLRPFFAFVWLFVITLIWSFFSRNNVINLEPRILWILYGTIFSNIACRLIVAQMSDMRCDAFNVLMWPLAATVGVCCFPYYEKVFDTDLTPDIERWILEGLTIFSTLAHWHYGYGVVSEMCDHFQIRCFKVRTSSSQSGSDSTQKLLQNNNKIKTLKSH; from the exons ATGCACCCATTGTGGAACTACTTGGTGaag TTTGTTCCCAAATGGCTGGCGCCCAACGTTCTGACGTTCGTGGGGTTTCTTATGACTGTCGTCAACTTTATCCTGATAGCTTACTACGACTGGAGTTTTGATGCCGCAAATTCAGAGAATGGCAACACTGTACCCGCTTGGGTGTGGACAGTGGCGGCCATAAACATActcatttattataatttgg ATGGCATGGATGGCAAGCAGGCTCGAAGAACTGGAACGAGTGGACCTTTGGGAGAGCTATTTGACCACGGATTGGACTCTTATTCAGCTGCACTGATACCCATTTACCTGTTCTCCCTTTTCGGCTCACACGATTTGCCACCAATTCGTATGTTCTTCGTGATCTGGAACGTCTTTCTGAACTTCTATTTAACGCATGTGGAGAAGTACAACACTGGAGTTATGTTCTTGCCCTGGGGCTATGACTTTACCATGTGG GGAGTAAGTGGGATGCTATTTCTGGCAACAGTCTTTGGACCTGAGATATATCGCTTCGACATTTATGGTTTTACAATGGCCAACATGTTTGAGTTTGTTCTTATTGGTTCTGGAATGGTCAGCAGTCATCCGATTATCGCCAGAAATATCTACCT TTCCTATAAAAACAAGACTGGAAAAATGCGACCCATGTGGGAGATGCTGCGTCCATTTTTCGCGTTCGTCTGGCTTTTTGTAATCACTCTTATCTGGTCGTTCTTCTCTCGAAATAATGTGATTAATCTGGAGCCACGAATCCTATGGATACTCTATGGCACGATATTCTCAAACATTGCA TGCCGGTTAATAGTAGCCCAAATGTCGGACATGCGATGTGATGCCTTCAATGTGCTCATGTGGCCACTGGCCGCCACCGTGGGAGTTTGCTGTTTTCCCTATTACGAGAAGGTCTTTGACACAGATCTCACGCCGGATATCGAACGATGGATACTCGAGGGTCTCACCATTTTCTCAACATTAGCCCACTGGCACTACGGCTACGGCGTG GTATCGGAGATGTGCGACCACTTCCAGATTCGCTGCTTCAAAGTAAGAACATCTAGCAGCCAATCGGGCTCAGATTCAACTCAAAAACTTCTACAGAACaataacaaaatcaaaacGTTGAAAAGCCATTGA